GGATGGTTCCAAATCAGCCTGAGTCAGCCACAGATATCACCTAAAATTCATGGGCATCTCACGTGGTTCTCACCAGAGTGTGGAAGCAGAGCACTGAGCAGGGCCAGTGCTCACAAGCAAACATCTCTGTTTGAAGCACCCCCAGTGTCACTTCAGTGCCCaaactgcttttcctcctgATCCACAGATTCAAACTGGGTACAAGGAAGCTTGGAGGGTGATTCATCTGGATTAACCTGCCCCTGAAGTATTTGTCCACCCACAGAGGGGACAACCTGCTGCTGAATCATCTCCAGAAGGGTGACCTGCCCACACACCTTGGGGACCATTTTGCCCCAGGCTCAATCATTCCAATTATTATtggaaataataattatttctaaTAGGAAATAGCTGTAATTTATTCCTGATAATGAAACTATCACTCCCTGATCCGTCCACCAGCAGCCCTGCTACAGAAGGACCCCATGATCTGGAGGTGGGAGATACGGTCTAGAGGTGGGACACACCTCTATGGATCCTAGATGGTTATTCCCaaaaaacagggggaaaaactGAAGCTGGCTGCACAGCAAGCTCAAGATCTCTCCTGTGAGTAAGGGACCCAATCCAGCATTTTGTTACATCCCAGCACAGAGGTTCTGCAGGGAATTGCTCTCATCTGTTTCCAGTTGCCCTGATgggaggggtgggagcagcTATGGGAGAGGTGCGCTATAAaagctccctgggcagcaatCACTCCTTATGCTGGACCCTGGTAGGCAGAATGAGGCCTGGAAGCAGCCTGGGGTTGGCTCTTTTGTGCTGGGTTTTTGGAGCTGGGGTTGCTTATGACCCTTTGGATCTCTTTAGAGGGGAGGCAGAATTATGGAGGTATGGagggaatccttccctggggcAACCCAGGaccttctcccagccctgggcatggGTGGatctgtcccagctccaggcCATGGCCCCGCTGCACCCCGtgtctgtgcagtgccaggaggcACAGGTGGTGGTCACGGTGCACAGGGACCTGTTTGGCACCGGGCGCCTGGTCAGGGCTGCGGATCTGAGCCTGGGATCAGCCTCCTGCCTGCCGGTGGTCTGGAGTGCCCCTGAGACCACTGTCACCTTTGTGGCTGGGCTGCACGAGTGTGGCAGCACCCTCAGGGTAAGTTGTGGTGAGCTGCCTCTTGGGTTGCACCCTGGTGCCTTGGAGTGCTGGGACTGAAAGGATTTGTGGTGTAGTTGGGCTCAGAGAACTGCTCCAAATTTTTCCTGGAGGCTGAACTCTGGtcaagagcagcaggagctgcgcTGACTTGTCTGGGCTTGTGAGAGCAGAGAAATTaggagtttttttctgatgaataCAGAGATAGCTAAATATTCCAGGGCTGttcgtgctgctgctgccacctccaggGTGAAGCGCAGAAGAGCTGGTTTTGGGAGGCACTGCTCCTTATGAATACTCCAAGAAGCATCTGAGTGCTGCTTATGGAGTGTAGCACGAATCTACTTCACCAAAAACTTAAATCTGAAGTGGTCTCTCCCCTGGGAGAGGCTTGGGGGACCATGAGAATGAGGGGCAGCAGATGAAGTCACCCTTTGATACCCTGGGAGTTAGACCTTCCTGCCTGTTGTTTCAGGGCATGGAAGCTGTAGAATGAAAATAAGAATCAGCTAAAGCACctcagcatccagctctggtgCTGATTAGATGCTGTCCTGGGTCAGGCTGGAGCAGATCCTCATCCCAGAGGATTATTATGTCAGGATGAGTGCCACTCACCTGCCTCCACCACAAATGCTCCTGGCTGAGGATGAGAAAAACCATTTCAGATAATTGCCTTGTCTTTCCCCAGGTGACCCCTGATTCTCTGATCTACACCACGAGCTTAAATTACAGCCCAGCTCCTCTTGGCAATCCTGTTGTCATCCgcaccagccctgccatggtTCCCATCGAGTGCCACTACCCCAGGTGAGCCAAGGCAGCTGGTGAGCACCAAACAATCCCTTCTGCTGCCACAGAGAACTCACCTTTGGGCATTTCTCCTCCACAGGAGGAGCAATGTGAGCAGCAATGGTATCAAGCCCACATGGGCACCCTTCCATTCCACCCTGTCCTCTGAGGAGAAGCTGCCCTTCTCTCTGCACCTCATGAATGGTAAGCTTGGGGTGGGGATCTCCTCTGGTGGCCATGATTCCACTAGATGGCTCAGTTCTGGGAAGCATCCAGGGTTTTTCCTGGGTAGAAGCAGTGAAGCCCAAGGCAGCTTCCCATCGAAGAGTGCCTGGTGACCTCTGTCCTTCCAGATGACTGGAGTGCTGAGAGAGCCTCCTCTGTATTTCAACTGGGAGAGGTGCTCCACTTCCAAGCTGGTGTTGATGCAGGGAACCACGTGCCTCTGAGGCTCTTTGTGGACAGTTGTGTGGCCACCCTGACTGCAGACAGGACCTCTTCTCCCCAGTATGCCTTCATTGACTTCCGTGGGTAAGAGCTGGCTGTGTCCTTGTTCAAATAGACCTTTCTGTGAGATCATGGAGATGTCTGACAGTGGGACCCTGCTGGCCCCTGTGTTTGTGTCCAGGTGCCTGGTGGATGGGCAGCTGGATGATGCCACCTCGACTTTTATATCCCCAAGACCCAGGCAAGATGTGCTTCAGTTCACAGTGGATGCTTTCAAGTTTGCAGGAGACTCCAGCAATCTGGTAAATCCTTTCTAAAGCAATTAGCTCCCTTTTCTGGAGGACAGCTTTGCTCCATTAGGAAATTTTAAGTGGGTTTTGTCTAGAATTATATTCCCAAGGCAACTGCCTCATAGCAATATATGAGTGAGGTCATTTGGTATCACTGCAGTGAGATCATGGCCCTCTGAGCCAAGATCAGTTTTAATTCTAGTCAAGACAAGCCCTTCTGATGGACTTTGAGAGCTGAAATCCTAAGTGGCTTGAAGGAATTGGAGGGGCTTGAGCTTCTCTGGGGAGTTGGTGGCCTCACTGGGGACCAAAATCTTGGTTTGTGGGAAAGACATGAAGGCATCTGACAGTTaaacccctctgctctgcctgccttgcTCAGATCTACATCACCTGCCACCTGAAGGTGTCCCCAGCTGACCAAGCTCCAGACCCTCTGAACAAGGCCTGTTCCTTCAGCAAAGCCACCAGCCTGTGAGTAGCTGGGACAGCTCCTTGACTAAGGGTGAGAAGCTTGGGCTTCTCACATGGTGTGTCACCTCCCAGGCAGGTGGGATTGGACACCTGGGTGGAGGGTTTGAGTCTCTCCTGAGACCCCAAAGCATATGAGGGATTCCTACCAAAGGGTGGGCCTGTCTTCCAGCTGGGCTCCTGTGGAAGGCACCCCAGATATCTGTTCCTGCTGTGAGATGAGGAGCTGTGGCTTGGCCAGCCCCTCCAGGAGGCTCCATGTGCCCTCCCAGTGGCCAGGAGGACGTGTCCGGAGAGAactgccctcccagcctggtATGTCTCTTGGTCTGTGCCAAGCTGGAGCTGCTTCACTACCTATTGGCTCCTCAATGCCAGTAGAAGACTTTGGTGAGGTTCAAGTGAGTTGAAGTGCTCACAAGTCCCCCCTTTCAGATCCCTCAGTGAAAGAAGCAGATGTTGTGGTTGGGCCTCTCTTCATCCACAGCTggcaggaacacacagtgaggAAGGTTCCCTCACAAGGTAGGGCAATGCCAGGGAAGGGGGATGGTTTGGGGGACAAGTCCTGGCTGCGTTTGTAACCAccaccttccttctccttcctgcaggTCACCTGTGGATGGTTTTTGGGCTGGCTGTAGTTGCTGGGTTGGTCATCCTGATCCTtgctgtcctgggagctctgACTGTCTGCCAGAAACACAGCAACCCTGTCTGAAAGCAGAAACCAGGGACTTACACTCCATCCAAGTGATATTTTTTTATTGGATAACTGTGAGGAGCTTggtgaggagagggaagaagtcTTCTTGAGAAGATGGATCAAACCTGCATGCTGACTTTAACTGTGCTGCTTTGCCTCCCTAATCCCAACTTGAATTtcttctcctccagccctgccctcagcagggcTTTGTACAGCCTTATCCccctccatgaacttctcccaGAGCATCTTTTTTGGAACTGATGTGAGAAATTCGCACCTAGATCTGTTTGCTCATCTGTCCAACCACAGAGTTGGGTTTAGTCTCCAAACACTTTAATTTTTGTGGTGGAGCTACAGGTTCTGCTTGATGCTGGAAACTCTTGAGTGAAGCATTTAATAAAACTTGGGCTACTCTCCTCTCGCCTGAAGCTGTTTTTTGGGAGGAAAATGCAGCTTTGCTGGATGAAGAAGGGAGAACAATTTGAGGGTCGGTGGGTTTGGCTTTTCCTGGAACAGAGACAGGAATTCCAACCCTGGCCCAAGGACTGTTTACACATAGTTGTACACAACAAGCCTTGGCAGAAATGTATAAACAGTCCTTGGGCCAGGGTTGgaatttcttcctctgcttccctctcaCCCCCCTCCAGAAAGGGACTTTCTGACATTTCTGGGTcacacttggggtttttttctcctggttttgtgGAATGTTGGCTCTTCCGCTCAGCAGAGTAGCCATAATGGCAAGATATTCATCCCCCAAAACCAGGGCCCTGGTGCTCTCCACAAGCTGGGAGAGGTTCCCATTTTAAGCAGTGGTGGGAAGTGGACAAGTTGAGCATCTCGAGATGGTGTGTTTGTTGTTGGAGCAAATTCAGGTGCCTGGATTCATGGAAAAGTGACCCCTGTGAGGAGCTGGGGTTTGCCTACAGCATGGCCACCCCTTGGGCTGGATTTGTGGAGTAAGAGgattcctgcagcccctcaacCTGCCCCAGGGAACTTGTCTTGGCCAtagaaaacagaggaaagggatttttttgcaCAAGCTTGTGTGCCTTGGGGAGTTATCCAGCACCCTGGAGACCCTCAGCCAGATGTCTGAGGATAAATGTCACCTTGCACTCTGTGGTACAGAGTCCCAAGCTGAACTTAAGATTTTAAGTGGCCTAAACCTTCTCCTGGAGAATATTGTCTCCTCCCAGGCCACAGGTTCTGTCTGCTGGGACAAGCTCAACTTTCTTCTTGATCAGCATCTTCTCCAGGTGTTCATTTCTTGGCACAGGTGCAGGGACTGTCTCTGGTTTGCTGAGACACACAGAGGGACCCTTTAAATTGAAATCCTTCTCTGTGCCATTTGGCACAGACAAAATACCTCTCCTGGTGACAGGAAGGAAGACAAGTAAGGGCTAAATCTGGTCAATCAGGAAATGAGAGATGGAAAAAAGCTCTCTGACTTCCCATCCCCCTCCATCAGCACCTTCCTAGGCAGCATCCCTAGCACTGACTGAGGGTTTTGACTTACAACTTTGCTACAGGGGGAAATGAGATGTGCTTTATATAATGGTGGGGCAACACTGAGGTTTGTGCTTTTTCCAGTGCCCTGGGATTTtctggtttctgcttttctgaaaaaatgagCTCATGTTCTTTCCCTTCTGTGCTAGGCCATGACCCCAATTCCCTTCATCCAATGTACTGTGCTTGGAATAAAGTTGGGATGATAAAAATCCCCTGTTTTTCATAAGCAGTCCCTCTTCACTGAGTCTATGGGCATATCTCCCACTACTCATCTGAGCTGTGTAAACACAAGGTGGTCCATCCAAGGGATTTATTCTCCTGCTGGGATCAATTTCTGGTACCCAGAGCCCTGTGAGCTGTAGCTCTCCAGGGTGAGACCAGGCATCTCCTGTGGTCCTTGCAGCCAAGGACTCATCTGAGCAGAGATGCTTCCCCCAGGAGGGGGGTGGGCCACATATTTACTGAATCAGCATCGGCTGCTGCCCTTATCTCCCAGGAGCTCAGCCTCTGGAATCCCTGGCATTTCCATGAAAGTGCCAGTTTCAAGGTATTTTAAACACATGGGAGAAGTCTTGGAcctgctggtggcagcagcgATGGGGCACTGACAACTGAGGGAAAAGCAGAGGGTTTTATACTGGTCCATAAATCTTCCCACAGATGGGTTTTGGGAATGCTGAGAAAGGTACAAGCCAGTTCCAGGTCCGAACCCAGTGGGATTTCTACTTGGATTGGGCAGCTCAACCTCTGCCCCcaaaactttgtttcttttcccagaaaTAGCTTGGCTGTTCCAGCTCAAACATCCAAATCAGGGGATTTCTGCTGTCTCTGAGGTTTGCCGGGGACATCCTGAAAGATGAAGAGGAATTTAGGGTATGAAAAGGGACATTCCTTACATGGAGACAAGGAGATTCTGGCAGAGAAAAAGAGTAAAGACACTGGAAATAAAGGACAGAAACTCCATAATAATAATAAGGATAATGAGGCTTTTATTAATATATGTATGTCAATAACCCCATAATAATGATGTTCATAAATAAAGGGACTTGAAAATCTATAGGATTTCTTTTTAAGCAGCTTTCCTTGTCTCACcagcaaagcaaataaaagggaaagagccagggaaggacagcagagagaaaaaggaatggCTGGGGGTCTGAGATCACTGTTGAGGTTGAAAGAGAGGGTGTTGGGCCCCTGCTGAGAACAGCCACCCTTGTGACAGTGGTGAGGGCTCTCTGTTGCTGCTGACCCACCAtccacatcccagccctggtgaGAGCAGGGGGTGCACAAAGCCTGTCTTTGGGATCGAGCTGTGAGCAGGTGGGCTGCTGGCCCCCCACCACATCAGCATCCAAGCAGAAAACTAAAGTTCCAGGGGGACCaatgctgccaggctgggatggTCCCCAGAATTTGGGATCATGGACCCCACTctccccactgctgccacctccccagCAGCCTTGAAAAACCCCTTATCACTTTCTAACCTAAACAAGTCACTTTGTACCCGTCTCCCCGTCTCCAGCTTCTGCTGAGTTTTATAAACAACTTCCCCAAAGAGGCTGACGAGGATGTTTGCTCTTGCCTTGGGCAGCCTGGGAACGGGGAGTCCCAGCACCCCGGAAATGACGGGGTCACACCTCCCCTCTCGCTGCACCCCTGAGGGCTGGCCCTTGGGTGCCCCCAAAGGGGAGCCCAGGGGCAGATGGCTCCTGCCCATGGGGGGATATAAAGGCTGAAGAGGCAGTCCCAGTTCTCTGTGCCAGGGTTTGCTGGAAGAAGGAGGGATGGGACCCAGAAGCAGCTTGATCCTCACTCTTCTCTGCTGGGTGGTGGGCGAGGTGGCTGCCTACCCACCCTGGGATTTCTCCTGGGGTGACCCAGCAAGCCGGGCGGCACGGGCAGACCCCAACACGTGGTCCTGGGTGGGGGAAAGCCAATCTCCAGGGACCTACAGGCAGCAGCCGGTGAtggtgcagtgccaggaggcTCAGCTGGTGGTGACAGTGCACAGGGACCTGTTTGGCACCGGCCGCCTGGTGAATGTGGCCGACCTGACGCTGGGGCCGGCAGCGTGCAAGCATTCCTCGCTGAACCGCGCCCACAACACCGTCACCTTCACCGCCGGCCTCCACGAGTGCGGCAGCACCGTGCAGGTAAGaccttctcccttccctgctccctccagccccGGGATCCTGCCTGGCTCCCCCGTCttctggagcatctccaggggctgtggggcccCTGTGGGGCTGCGGGAGCTGCAGGTGTTGGATGTAGAGCAGCATTGAGGACCACCCCAGGGGAAGGATAAGCAGGTATTTGTCCCAAATTGGAGCATTTTCCCTCACAGCTGCTTTGCCCATTCCACTGCACGGGACAAACCCATCTTGCTTATTTGACCCATTTCACGATCAGACCTATTTCACTCCTGGTTTAGCCTATTAGTTTAGCTCACTGGCAACAGAGCAGGGCTCCTTCTCCACCCCCTTTTCCTCCATTTCTTTGGATTTCCCCAGCATTTTCAGCTGGATACATGtcctggtggtggtggtaggGCTGGGGAGTGGCCTCTTCAATAGGATCTCAATGCTTTCCTGCCCAGATCACGCCGGATTCTCTCATTTACCGCACGCTGCTCAACTAcgaccccagccctgccagcaacCCCGTCATCATCCGCACCAACCCTGCCATCATCCCCATTGAGTGCCACTACCCCAGGTGAGACCTTCCTGTCCTTGGTATCCCCACCCCAGTCCCTGGGGATCAGCGTGGGGCTATACCCTGATGCATGGTGGTCCTTGCCCAGGAGGGAGAACGTGAGCAGCAATGCCATCCGGCCCACCTGGACTCCCTTCAGCAACACGCTGTCAGCAGAAGAGAAGCTGGTGTTCTCCCTGCGCCTCATGAATGGTAGGTGGGAAGCCATCCAGACCTGTGGATGGGGATTTGCCACCTTTTTCCCACCCTACTGGGGCCACCACAGCAAACCCCATCACTCCTGCTTTCAGGCTTTGCTCCTGTGAGAGGTtagggctgagcagagccaaCCCCTCTTTGTTGTCACCCCTTGCAGAGGACTGGAGTGCTGAGAGACCCTTCACCGGTTTCCAGCTGGGTGACATCCTCAACATCCAAGCGGAGGTGGGCACTGAGAGCCACGTGCCGCTGCGGCTGTTTGTGGACAGCTGTGTGGCCGCCCTCAGCCCCGGCGCTGACTCCTCACCCCACTACACCATTATCGACTTCAATGGGTGAGCCCCGGGGCACATGGGGGGGTGGGAGATCCACCAGGATGCTGAGCACCCCTCTGCCATCCCACCCCAGGTGCCTGGTTGATGGGAGATCGGATgacaccagctctgccttcatCGCCCCCCGGCCCCGAGAGGACATGCTGCGCTTCACAATCGACGTCTTCAGGTTTGCAGGGGACACCAGGAACCTGGTAAGGCTGTGtgtcccctgccagccccaaaAACAGCTGCTGTCCCCACTGGCAGGTCCCcacctctccctttcctccctaCAGATCTACATCACCTGCCACCTGAAGGTGACCCCAGCAGACCAAACCCCAGACCCCCTGAACAAGGCTTGCTCCTTCAACAAAGCCAGAAACACGTGAGtagctgctgtgccaggatggGGCACATCCAGAAGGTCCCCACCAGCAGCCCACAGTCCCggtgtggcacagggaggggtcaCAGACCCAGACTTGGGGGGGCACAGACACTCTGTGAGTGCCATGGGGGGGATCTGGTGATGATCTTCCcaccctgctgcagctgggcacCCGTGGAAGGCACCCGGGATATCTGCAGCTGCTGCGAGATGGGCAACTGCAGGTCCTCTGCGCTCTCCCAGAGCCTCAACCCCCTCGAGCGATGGCCCAGCCGCCGCTTCCGCCGCCACAACACCGAGGGTAAGGTCCCCACGGGGACAGAGGGGCCACCCTGGGGTGGCCAGACAAGCCTCAttgctcctccctccccagggaaAGAGGCTGAAGCCGACGTGGTCATCGGCCCCGTGCTGCTCTCGAGGGACCTGGGCACGGGGGAACAGCAACAGGAGGGAGGTCATGgtgagtcacagaatcccagactattctgagttggaagggacccacaaggatcatcaagtccaacccttaagtcaatggcccacacaggggactgaacccatgaccttggcattattacaaccacgttttaaccaactgagctgatctcagggtcaaccaactgagctaatgcTGGATGTCCCCCTGTGATGTGGCCCCAGTGACACCCCTCTCGGTTTTCCAGGCAGGGTGACGGCCGTGCTCAGCGTGGGGACGGGGCTGCTGTTCGTGGTGGCTGCCGTGGGGCTGGTGGGCATCGTGCTGGCCATCGGCGTGGGCCGCAGGAGGTGCACCCACACCTCGGCGTGAGCGCAGGCCAGAGCCCAATAAAGCCTGGGAAGGACAAACCGCGTCCGTGGTGCTCCCTCTGCGATGGCAATGTGTGGACATGGCATGGCTGGGAGGGACCATCCATCCCTGGGACgtggaagggctggagccccccagctccagggcagggctccAACATCTCCCTGTGTTTCAGCCCTTGCTGAGGCTCAGTTTGGGAATGGCCCCATCCATGAGGGACATGGGAGACAGTCCCCTCACCCTAAAGGAATTCCAGAGGGGCTTCCTGGccttgtccctgctcctgggggcagggggagcagggcagtgtgCAGGGCCCAGCCTCGATGATCTCGAGGGTGAGTTGGGCTgcaccagccctgcagggttCCAGGAACAGACCCCACAGACCTCGCAGATGGCATTTTGTGCATGGGAACAGCTGCTTGGTGAGCTCCATGTCCTTTCCCACAGGATTTAtttcagctccagccccagcgTTTCCATCACTCCAGCATCACTTTGGGTctggctccagccccaggggctTCATTCCAGCCCCAGGGCCTTCATGTCCCCTCCAGTCCCAGAGTCAGTGTTTCAGGCCAAGCCCCTGTCCTACgacttttatttaataaatattttatatgtcaTAATAGcagaataaaaaagtaaaaacatccGAATAACAAAGCTAAGATGTGATAATACAATAAAATGATAATACAATAAAATAGTAATACAATAATAGGATAATAACAGAATAAGTAATTGAATAATAATAGGAGAATAAACCAGGATTTTTGTATTCTATTATAATAGCTTAACCTCCGGATAACCACTGGGGTCCCATCCAAGGCTCCCTAAACCCTGCCCCTGTCGCAGGGGTCCCATCCGGGGCTCCCCAAACCCTCCTTCTGTCCCAGGGATCCCGCCCAAGGCTCCCCAAAccctccccctgccccgggGTCCCGCCCAGGGCTCCCCAAACCCTGGGAGCTCTCCAATCCACaccctccctctgtcccaggGATCCCGCCTGGGGCTCCCCAAACCCTCTTCCTATCCCGGCGCTCCCCAAACCCTCTCCCTGTCCAGGGGGTCCCACCCGGGTCTCCCCAAACCCTCTCCCTATCCCGGCGCTCCCCAAACTCTCTCCCTATCCAGGGGGTCCCACCCGGGGCTACCCAAACCGTCTTCCTGTCCAGGAGGTCCCACCCGGGGCTCCCCCAAACTCTGCCCATGTCCCAGGGGTCTCTCTCGGGGCTCCCCAAATCCTCCCCCTGTCCAGGGGGTCCCGCTCGGGGCTCCTCAAACCCTCTCCCTATCCCGGCGCTCCCCAAACCGTCTCCCTGTCCCGGGGGTCCCGACCCGGCTCACGCCGCACCGGCGCCACCTCCCGGCCATCGCCGGAACTGCTTCCCCATTCCCAGCGCCCCGttcccagcccggccccgccacTCCCGGTCCGTGCTGGGCTCCCAGAACCCGGGAAGGGCCTCGGGGATCGGGCGCTGGGTGGAAAACAGAATTCCGAATGTGGGGAGAAAGAGAGTGGACGGGCCGGGAATGGTGCGGGAGGTGCTTACATGGGCGGCCCTAAAATGGGGCGCGGCTAAAGGGGGCGTGGTCTGGGGAAGGGGCGGTGTGGGGGGGACACGGGAGGAGATGGGGGGACACGAGTGAATGAGGGGGACACACGGGAGGAGATGGGGGGACACGAGTGAATGAGGGGGACACACGGGAGGAGATGGGGGGACAGGAGTGAATGAGGGGACACACAGGAGAGGATGAGGGACAGGAGTGAATGAGGGGACACACGGGAGGAGATGGGGGACAGAAGTGAATGAGGGGACACACGGGAGGAGATGGGGGGACACGAGTGAATGAGGGGGACACACGGGAGGAGATGGGGGGACACGAGTGAATGAGGGGACACACGGGAGGGGATGAGGGACAGGAGTGAATGAGGGGACACACGGGAGGAGGTGGGGGACAGGAGTGAATGAGGGGACATACGGGAGGAGATGGGGGACACGAGTGAATGAGGGGACACACGGGAGGAAATGGGGACAGGAGTGAATGAGGGGACACACGGGAGGAGATGGGGGACAGGAGTGAATGTGGGGAACACACGGGAGGAGATGGGGGACACGAGTGAATGAGGGGACACACGGGAGAGGATGAGGGACAGGAGTGAATGAGGGGACACACGGGAGGAGATGGGGACAGGTGCAAATGAGGGGACACGGGAGGAGATGGGGAACAGGAGTGAATAAGGGGAACACAGGACTTGGGGGGGACAGTACTGAAGGGGAGGGGACCCCGGGCTTGTGGGGACAGGATGTGGAAGGCAGGGAAGAGGACCTGGCAGTGTGATGTGATGACAGGGttgcagctcccagagccacAGGATGTCACCAAGAGGGTGACCGTGTCCCATACTCCCTCCCCAGTCCAGGCAGGCAGTGACAAGCACTGGGGGTGTCCTGGGGAGTCCATCCTTCCCATCTCCCCATGGCCTGTGGCCTTTGGTCCTCAGCATCCTGGATTAAAGGACAGCAGTCACCTGTCAGGAGAGATCCCCATCCTGGATGGCCCAAGGACATCCAGTGACATCCCTTGGTGGGTTTTTGTGGTGCCATGGTGTCCTCAGTTAAACACCAGCCCCTCAAAAGCAACGTGCTTTAAtgatttctggttttaaagctcattaaaataacaataataataataataataaaaataataaaccaagACTTCCAGTCATCTCAAGGATTCTCCATGTTTATAAGAGCTGGACACACAGAGCAAGTTCCCCATTAAAGGTGATGGGTTTTCCAGCACCTTTGgtcccaaaaggatctggagcaTTCCAGTGTGGCAGCCACCTCTAAAAGAGGGGTCAAACATCCTTGCTGGGGCAGCACCTCCAAATCCAGGCTGTCTTCTTCCCCCTGGGAAACATGGAATGACTggaacccccccaaaaaatgcCAAAGGGATTAAGGGCTACAGAGCTAATATGCATTTCCATCATTACACAGCATTTGTGGGTCCCTGCCTTTTATTCCAGCTAAAACCCAGCATTGGATCCCCTCAGGAAATGGTAAAAAAACAAGATTAAAGAAAAGTTATgtataaaaaaatttcaaagagTCATTCTGGCTTCCCCTCCTTTTAATGTGAAGgcattgggggttttttgaggggGGGGTCTTGAGTTGCTGCTAGTGGGctctggggtctctggtggGACAGAGGAGCTCAGGCACTTTCTGAAGAGGGGGACAGAGGCTGAGGCAGGTGACATccctctggccctgctcccatcaagatctgaaagaaaagaaaatgaaatccaGTAAATTCAATATCAGCATTCCAAAAGGGAGTGAGACACcaacccccagccccaccactggGCAAATCCAGCTTATTTTTTATGTTCACAGAGAAAacatggagggaagggaggaaaaaagcaattaaactGCTCAGGTCCAACCCCCAACTGCATTTTTTCTGATGGCCAAGGGAAGAATGAAGCAAGACAGATGGAAGAGAATGACATGGAAGGACACATGGCCAGCTCCTTACTGGGAAATCTTGCAGTTTGTCGTGGAGACGTAGCGTCCAGTGTAGTGGATGTTGCACCTCACCACATTGTTGGTGAAGTCTGACTCCAGGACGATGTATTTGGGATTCACTTGAACctaaaaaggggggaaagggaaggaaaaacacccccaaaaaaactTAGTGAGACGGGGGACAAGCAGCACCTAAACCCATGTTAAAGCGATGCCACCAAAGGAAGTCCTGAACACGCTGGTTGGAAGATCCCAAGCCAACCCAGATCAGGAATATTTGTCCCAAAGATCTCCCCCAAGGACCCTTGGCCACCTTCAAGACATAGTTCCCCGGCTGCACATCTGTTATGTCGATCCACTGGCAGTCGATGTCGGCGTTGTAGGTGTCGTAGCAGCCCGG
The nucleotide sequence above comes from Pithys albifrons albifrons isolate INPA30051 chromosome 13, PitAlb_v1, whole genome shotgun sequence. Encoded proteins:
- the LOC139677952 gene encoding zona pellucida sperm-binding protein 3-like — its product is MRPGSSLGLALLCWVFGAGVAYDPLDLFRGEAELWRYGGNPSLGQPRTFSQPWAWVDLSQLQAMAPLHPVSVQCQEAQVVVTVHRDLFGTGRLVRAADLSLGSASCLPVVWSAPETTVTFVAGLHECGSTLRVTPDSLIYTTSLNYSPAPLGNPVVIRTSPAMVPIECHYPRRSNVSSNGIKPTWAPFHSTLSSEEKLPFSLHLMNDDWSAERASSVFQLGEVLHFQAGVDAGNHVPLRLFVDSCVATLTADRTSSPQYAFIDFRGCLVDGQLDDATSTFISPRPRQDVLQFTVDAFKFAGDSSNLIYITCHLKVSPADQAPDPLNKACSFSKATSLWAPVEGTPDICSCCEMRSCGLASPSRRLHVPSQWPGGRVRRELPSQPDPSVKEADVVVGPLFIHSWQEHTVRKVPSQGHLWMVFGLAVVAGLVILILAVLGALTVCQKHSNPV
- the LOC139677915 gene encoding zona pellucida sperm-binding protein 3-like; translated protein: MGPRSSLILTLLCWVVGEVAAYPPWDFSWGDPASRAARADPNTWSWVGESQSPGTYRQQPVMVQCQEAQLVVTVHRDLFGTGRLVNVADLTLGPAACKHSSLNRAHNTVTFTAGLHECGSTVQITPDSLIYRTLLNYDPSPASNPVIIRTNPAIIPIECHYPRRENVSSNAIRPTWTPFSNTLSAEEKLVFSLRLMNEDWSAERPFTGFQLGDILNIQAEVGTESHVPLRLFVDSCVAALSPGADSSPHYTIIDFNGCLVDGRSDDTSSAFIAPRPREDMLRFTIDVFRFAGDTRNLIYITCHLKVTPADQTPDPLNKACSFNKARNTWAPVEGTRDICSCCEMGNCRSSALSQSLNPLERWPSRRFRRHNTEGKEAEADVVIGPVLLSRDLGTGEQQQEGGHGRVTAVLSVGTGLLFVVAAVGLVGIVLAIGVGRRRCTHTSA